A stretch of Zootoca vivipara chromosome 13, rZooViv1.1, whole genome shotgun sequence DNA encodes these proteins:
- the LOC118094698 gene encoding olfactory receptor 5AP2-like yields MSRMKVNHTVVTEFILLGLSSDPAQQILLFSLVLLTYLLTLVGNLAIMTLICVDRCLQTPMYFLLGNLSFIEICYTSSTVPKMLWNLVSGDRTISFTGCALQMYFFVTLGGTECVLLSAMAYDRYAAICHPLRYTVLMSQPTCKGLLTVSWTVGNFNSIINTALVFSLDFCNSNQIQHFFCDIPPLLHLSCSDTRLSKLVTFTVSGCGITMSFFLTLLSYIFIIFTVLKIRTSQGRIKAFSTCASHLTVVSIFYGTIIFTYLTPSSSHSTELEQLVSVLYAIITPLLNPLIYSFRNKDVQSALRRLFGTNT; encoded by the coding sequence ATGAGCAGAATGAAGGTGAACCACACAGTTGTCACAGAGTTCATCCTCCTGGGCTTATCCAGTGATCCAGCCCAACAGATACTTCTTTTTTCCTTAGTACTTTTAACCTATCTGCTAACTTTAGTAGGAAATCTAGCCATCATGACTTTGATTTGTGTGGACCGGTGCCTCCAGACACCAATGTACTTCCTCCTTGGCAACCTTTCATTCATTGAGATCTGCTACACCTCTTCCACTGTCCCAAAGATGCTCTGGAATCTCGTGTCAGGAGACAGGACCATCTCCTTCACTggctgtgctctccagatgtatTTCTTTGTCACTTTAGGAGGCACAGAATGTGTACTCCTCTCAGCCATGGCATATGACCGTTACGCAGCCATCTGCCACCCGTTGCGCTACACTGTGCTCATGAGCCAGCCAACCTGTAAAGGATTGCTAACAGTTTCATGGACTGTTGGCAACTTCAACTCTATCATCAACACAGCCTTGGTTTTCTCCCTTGACTTCTGCAATTCAAACCAAATACAGCACTTTTTCTGTGACATTCCTCCCCTCTTGCACCTCTCCTGCTCTGACACAAGACTGAGCAAATTGGTGACCTTTACAGTCTCTGGGTGTGGCATTACCATGTCCTTCTTCCTAACTCTACTCTCCTATATCTTCATTATCTTCACTGTGCTCAAAATACGTACATCTCAGGGTCGGATCAAAGCTTTCTCCACCTGTGCATCCCACCTCACTGTGGTGAGCATCTTCTATGGAACCATCATCTTCACTTATCTAACTCCATCCTCCAGCCATTCCACTGAACTGGAGCAGCTGGTCTCTGTGCTTTATGCCATCATCACCCCTCTGCTGAACCCTCTAATCTACAGCTTCAGGAACAAGGATGTGCAAAGTGCTCTTCGTAGACTGTTTGGAACAAACACATAG